A single genomic interval of Pseudomonas sp. FeN3W harbors:
- a CDS encoding thymidylate synthase → MKQYLDLMRHVREHGTFKTDRTGTGTYSVFGHQMRFDLAEGFPLVTTKKCHLKSIIHELLWFLQGDTNIKYLKENGVRIWDEWADENGELGPVYGYQWRSWPAPNGESIDQIANLLAMIKKNPDSRRLIVSAWNPALVEQMALPPCHALFQFYVAEGKLSCQLYQRSADIFLGVPFNIASYALLTLMVAQVCDLQPGEFIWSGGDCHLYANHLEQADLQLTREPLPLPTMKLNPDVKDLFAFRFEDFELVGYEAHPHIKAPVAV, encoded by the coding sequence ATGAAACAGTACCTCGACCTGATGCGCCACGTGCGCGAACACGGCACCTTCAAGACCGACCGCACCGGCACCGGCACCTACAGCGTGTTCGGCCATCAGATGCGTTTCGACCTGGCCGAAGGCTTTCCGCTGGTCACCACCAAGAAGTGCCACCTCAAATCCATCATCCACGAGCTGCTGTGGTTCCTTCAGGGCGACACCAACATCAAGTACCTGAAGGAAAACGGCGTGCGCATCTGGGATGAGTGGGCCGATGAGAACGGCGAACTGGGCCCGGTCTATGGCTACCAATGGCGTTCGTGGCCGGCGCCGAACGGTGAATCCATCGACCAGATCGCCAATCTGCTGGCGATGATCAAGAAGAATCCGGACTCGCGCCGGCTGATCGTTTCGGCCTGGAACCCGGCGCTGGTCGAGCAGATGGCGCTACCGCCGTGCCACGCGCTGTTCCAGTTCTACGTCGCGGAAGGCAAGCTCAGCTGCCAGCTGTACCAGCGCTCGGCGGATATTTTTCTCGGCGTGCCGTTCAACATCGCCAGCTACGCGCTGTTGACGCTGATGGTGGCGCAGGTCTGCGACCTGCAGCCGGGCGAGTTCATCTGGAGCGGCGGCGACTGCCATCTGTACGCCAATCACCTGGAGCAGGCCGACCTGCAGCTGACCCGCGAGCCGCTGCCGCTGCCGACCATGAAACTCAACCCGGACGTGAAGGACCTGTTCGCTTTCCGTTTCGAGGACTTCGAATTGGTCGGCTACGAAGCACATCCGCACATCAAGGCGCCCGTCGCGGTCTGA
- a CDS encoding NRDE family protein has product MCLIVFAWRPGHTQPLVVAANRDEFHARPSLPLGRWEDAPWVIGGRDLQAGGTWMGVTTGGRFAALTNIRAPGQANGPRSRGELPEHYLRGNLPPADYLAELAGRRSDYAGFNLLVGDRQALWHLDSHSGEATALPPGVYGLSNAGLDTPWPKLRKARAALAANLDPAAPEQLLALLADPSPAAEHELPQTGVPLEWERRLSSIFIASPEYGTRASTALISHADGVLDIVERSFGPDGPVGEVRYRHPPTS; this is encoded by the coding sequence ATGTGCCTGATCGTTTTCGCCTGGCGCCCCGGCCATACCCAACCGCTGGTGGTCGCCGCCAACCGCGACGAGTTCCACGCTCGCCCGAGCCTGCCGCTGGGGCGTTGGGAGGATGCACCCTGGGTCATCGGCGGTCGCGACCTGCAGGCTGGCGGCACCTGGATGGGCGTCACCACCGGCGGACGCTTCGCCGCACTGACCAACATTCGCGCACCCGGCCAGGCGAACGGCCCACGCTCGCGCGGCGAGCTGCCGGAGCATTACCTGCGCGGGAACTTGCCGCCGGCCGACTACCTCGCCGAGCTGGCCGGGCGCCGCAGCGACTATGCCGGCTTCAACCTGCTGGTCGGCGATCGGCAGGCACTCTGGCATCTGGACTCGCATAGCGGCGAGGCGACGGCCTTGCCGCCTGGCGTCTATGGTCTGTCCAACGCCGGCCTCGACACACCCTGGCCCAAGCTGAGAAAAGCCCGCGCAGCATTGGCGGCCAACCTCGATCCGGCGGCTCCTGAGCAACTGCTCGCTCTGCTGGCGGACCCAAGCCCAGCGGCCGAGCATGAACTGCCGCAGACCGGCGTGCCGCTGGAATGGGAAAGGCGGCTGTCGAGCATTTTCATCGCCAGCCCGGAATATGGCACACGCGCCAGCACAGCGCTGATCAGTCATGCCGACGGGGTGCTGGACATCGTGGAGCGTAGTTTCGGCCCGGACGGCCCAGTGGGCGAGGTGCGCTACCGCCACCCGCCAACGAGCTGA
- a CDS encoding RNA pyrophosphohydrolase: MIDSDGFRPNVGIILTNDVGQVLWARRINQDAWQFPQGGINARETPEEALFRELNEEVGLEEQDVKILACTRGWLRYRLPQRLVRTHSQPLCIGQKQKWFLLRLTGAEERVRMDLTGKPEFDGWRWVSYWYPLGQVVTFKREVYRRALKELAPRLPVRD, from the coding sequence GTGATCGACTCCGATGGTTTTCGCCCGAACGTCGGCATCATCCTGACCAACGATGTCGGTCAGGTGCTGTGGGCCAGGCGGATCAATCAGGATGCCTGGCAGTTCCCGCAAGGCGGGATCAATGCCCGTGAAACGCCGGAAGAAGCCCTGTTTCGCGAACTCAACGAAGAAGTCGGCCTGGAAGAGCAGGATGTGAAAATCCTCGCCTGCACCCGTGGCTGGTTGCGCTATCGTCTGCCGCAACGCCTGGTGCGTACCCATAGCCAGCCGCTGTGCATCGGACAGAAACAGAAGTGGTTTCTGCTGCGCCTGACCGGCGCCGAAGAGCGTGTACGCATGGACCTGACCGGCAAACCGGAGTTCGACGGCTGGCGCTGGGTCAGCTACTGGTACCCGCTGGGACAGGTGGTCACCTTCAAGCGCGAGGTCTATCGTCGCGCACTTAAAGAACTCGCACCGCGTCTACCGGTGCGGGACTGA
- the ilvA gene encoding threonine ammonia-lyase, biosynthetic yields the protein MLEHYVKKILTSRVYDVAVETPLQPARQLSERIGNQILLKREDLQPVFSFKVRGAYNKLAQLSAEELARGVVTASAGNHAQGVALAAKQLGIKATIVMPRTTPELKVQGVRARGGKVVLHGDAFPEALAHSLKLVEEKGYVYIHPYDDPDVIAGQGTVAMEILRQHQGPIDAIFVPVGGGGLVAGIAAYVKYLYPETKVIGVEPDDSNCLQAAMAAGERVVLEQVGLFADGVAVAQIGQHTFELCKDHVDEVITVSTDEICAAIKDIYDDTRSITEPAGALAVAGIKKYVEREGVSDQVLVGIDSGANVNFDRLRHVAERAELGEKREAIIAVTIPEQPGSFKAFCEAIGKRQITEFNYRFHTDREAHIFVGVQTHPENDPRAALVQGLRDKGFPVLDLTDNELAKLHTRHMVGGHAAGVSDEMVLRFEFPERPGALFNFLNKLGGRWNISMFHYRNHGAADGRVVAGLQVPAEERHLLPAALDKIGYRYWDESENPAYQLFLG from the coding sequence ATGCTCGAACACTACGTCAAGAAGATCCTCACTTCGCGCGTCTATGACGTCGCCGTCGAAACGCCGCTGCAACCCGCCCGCCAGCTTTCCGAACGGATCGGCAACCAGATTCTGCTCAAGCGCGAGGATCTGCAGCCCGTGTTCTCCTTCAAGGTGCGTGGCGCCTACAACAAGCTGGCCCAGCTGTCCGCCGAGGAGCTGGCGCGTGGCGTGGTCACGGCATCGGCTGGCAATCACGCCCAGGGCGTGGCGCTGGCGGCCAAACAGCTGGGGATCAAGGCGACCATCGTCATGCCGCGCACCACGCCGGAGCTGAAGGTGCAGGGCGTGCGCGCCCGCGGCGGCAAGGTGGTGCTGCACGGCGACGCGTTTCCCGAGGCGCTGGCGCATTCGCTGAAGCTGGTGGAGGAGAAGGGCTACGTCTATATCCACCCCTACGACGATCCCGATGTGATCGCCGGCCAGGGCACCGTGGCGATGGAGATCCTCCGTCAGCACCAGGGCCCGATCGACGCGATCTTCGTGCCGGTGGGTGGTGGTGGCCTGGTGGCCGGGATCGCCGCCTACGTCAAGTACCTCTACCCAGAGACCAAGGTGATCGGCGTCGAGCCGGACGATTCCAACTGCCTGCAGGCCGCAATGGCCGCCGGCGAGCGCGTGGTGCTGGAGCAGGTCGGGCTGTTCGCCGACGGCGTGGCGGTGGCGCAGATCGGTCAGCACACCTTCGAGCTCTGCAAGGATCATGTCGACGAGGTGATCACCGTCAGTACCGACGAGATCTGCGCAGCGATCAAGGACATCTACGACGACACCCGCTCGATCACCGAGCCGGCCGGCGCCCTGGCCGTGGCCGGGATCAAGAAGTACGTCGAGCGCGAGGGCGTCAGCGACCAGGTGCTGGTGGGCATCGACTCGGGCGCCAACGTCAACTTCGACCGCCTGCGCCACGTCGCCGAGCGCGCCGAACTGGGCGAGAAGCGCGAGGCGATCATCGCCGTGACCATTCCCGAGCAGCCGGGCAGCTTCAAGGCCTTCTGCGAGGCGATCGGCAAACGCCAGATCACCGAGTTCAACTACCGTTTCCACACCGACCGCGAGGCGCACATCTTCGTCGGCGTGCAGACCCATCCGGAAAACGACCCGCGCGCCGCGCTGGTGCAGGGGCTGCGCGACAAGGGATTCCCGGTGCTCGATCTGACCGACAACGAACTGGCCAAGCTGCATACGCGGCACATGGTCGGTGGCCACGCGGCCGGGGTCAGCGACGAGATGGTGCTGCGCTTCGAGTTTCCCGAGCGGCCGGGTGCGCTGTTCAACTTCCTCAACAAGCTCGGCGGGCGCTGGAACATCTCTATGTTCCACTACCGCAACCACGGCGCTGCCGATGGCCGGGTAGTCGCAGGGCTGCAGGTGCCAGCGGAGGAGCGTCATCTGCTGCCGGCGGCGCTGGACAAGATCGGCTACCGCTACTGGGATGAAAGCGAGAATCCGGCCTACCAGCTGTTTCTCGGCTAA
- the lgt gene encoding prolipoprotein diacylglyceryl transferase, producing the protein MLPYPQIDPVAIAIGPLQIHWYGLMYLIGIGGAWWLASLRVQRFAPEWPKDKLSDLVFWVAMGVIVGGRLGYVLFYDLAAYINQPSLILQVWKGGMSFHGGLIGVLLCSWIFARRNGKSFFELMDFIAPFVPIGLGAGRIGNFINAELWGKATDVPWAMVFPTDPQQLARHPSQLYQFALEGVALFVILWLYSRKPRPTMAVSGLFAVCYGIFRFIVEFVRVPDAQLGYLAFGWLTMGQLLCVPMVLLGAGMIAWGYRRDASQGPA; encoded by the coding sequence ATGCTGCCCTATCCGCAGATCGACCCGGTGGCCATCGCCATCGGCCCCTTGCAGATTCACTGGTATGGCCTGATGTACCTGATCGGCATCGGCGGCGCCTGGTGGCTGGCTTCGCTGCGGGTGCAGCGCTTCGCACCCGAGTGGCCGAAGGACAAGCTCTCCGACCTGGTGTTCTGGGTCGCCATGGGGGTGATCGTCGGTGGGCGTCTGGGTTACGTACTGTTCTACGACCTGGCCGCCTACATCAATCAGCCGAGCCTGATCCTGCAGGTATGGAAGGGCGGCATGTCGTTCCACGGCGGCTTGATCGGGGTGCTGTTGTGCAGCTGGATCTTCGCCCGGCGCAACGGCAAGAGCTTCTTCGAGCTGATGGACTTCATCGCGCCGTTCGTGCCGATCGGCCTGGGCGCCGGGCGCATCGGCAACTTCATCAATGCCGAGCTGTGGGGCAAGGCCACCGACGTGCCCTGGGCGATGGTCTTCCCGACCGACCCGCAGCAACTGGCGCGGCACCCGTCGCAGCTCTATCAGTTCGCCCTGGAGGGTGTCGCGCTGTTCGTGATCCTCTGGCTCTATTCGCGCAAACCGCGGCCGACCATGGCGGTTTCAGGACTGTTCGCGGTGTGCTACGGCATCTTCCGCTTCATCGTCGAGTTCGTCCGCGTGCCGGATGCGCAGCTGGGCTACCTGGCGTTCGGCTGGCTGACCATGGGCCAGCTGCTCTGCGTGCCGATGGTGCTGCTCGGTGCCGGGATGATCGCCTGGGGCTATCGCCGCGACGCCAGCCAAGGTCCGGCCTGA
- a CDS encoding sulfite exporter TauE/SafE family protein yields the protein MEFLLYLLLGGFAGVLAGLFGVGGGMIIVPVLVLSFTAHGFSDQVLTHLAVGTSLASIVFTSINSILAHHRRGAVRWPIVLWMTVGILFGAALGSLTAAAIQGPLLQKIIGVFAILMAIQMLFDFKPRASRGVPGKPGLTVAGVVVGWASAIFGIGGGSLTVPFLSWRSVPMQQAVATSAACGLPIAISGALSFMLVGWNDPRLPEWSFGYVYLPALVGIAITSMFFARIGANLAHRLSARVLRRLFALLLVSVGINFLV from the coding sequence ATGGAGTTTCTGCTGTATCTGCTGCTGGGGGGCTTCGCCGGTGTGCTGGCCGGGCTGTTCGGCGTCGGCGGCGGAATGATCATCGTCCCGGTGCTGGTCCTGAGCTTCACCGCGCACGGCTTTTCGGACCAGGTGCTGACCCACCTGGCCGTCGGCACCTCGCTGGCGTCGATCGTCTTCACCTCGATCAATTCGATCCTGGCGCACCACCGCAGGGGCGCGGTGCGCTGGCCGATCGTGTTGTGGATGACCGTCGGCATCCTCTTCGGCGCCGCGCTCGGCTCGCTGACCGCGGCGGCCATCCAGGGGCCGCTGCTGCAGAAGATCATCGGCGTGTTCGCCATCCTCATGGCGATCCAGATGCTGTTCGACTTCAAGCCCAGGGCTTCGCGTGGCGTGCCGGGCAAGCCAGGGCTGACCGTGGCCGGCGTGGTGGTCGGCTGGGCCTCGGCGATCTTCGGCATCGGCGGTGGTTCGCTGACGGTGCCCTTCCTCAGCTGGCGCAGCGTGCCGATGCAGCAGGCGGTGGCGACTTCCGCGGCCTGCGGCCTGCCGATCGCCATCTCTGGCGCGCTGAGCTTCATGCTGGTCGGCTGGAACGACCCGCGCCTGCCGGAATGGAGCTTCGGCTACGTCTATCTGCCGGCGCTGGTCGGCATCGCCATCACCAGCATGTTCTTCGCCCGTATCGGCGCGAACCTCGCGCACCGGCTGTCGGCCAGGGTCCTGAGACGCCTGTTCGCCCTGCTGCTGGTGAGCGTCGGCATCAATTTTCTGGTTTGA
- a CDS encoding HAD family hydrolase produces the protein MRLALFDLDNTLLAGDSDHAWGEYLCQRGIVDPTQYKARNDAFYQDYLAGNLDVHAYQNFCQELLGRSEMAQLQQWHDEFMQDFIEPIVLSKGEALLRQHLEAGDRVVIITATNRFITGPIAARLGVDTLLATECEMRDGRYTGRLTDIPCFQEGKVQRIERWLAETEQTLEGSYFYSDSRNDLPLLQRVTHPVAVDPDPVLREIASERGWQIISLR, from the coding sequence GTGCGCCTGGCTCTATTCGATCTCGACAACACCCTGCTGGCCGGTGACAGCGACCACGCCTGGGGCGAATACCTCTGCCAGCGCGGCATCGTCGATCCGACTCAGTACAAGGCACGCAACGACGCCTTCTATCAGGATTACCTGGCCGGCAATCTCGACGTGCACGCCTACCAGAACTTCTGCCAGGAATTGCTCGGCCGCAGCGAGATGGCGCAACTGCAGCAGTGGCACGACGAATTCATGCAGGACTTCATCGAGCCCATCGTGCTGAGCAAGGGCGAGGCGCTGCTACGCCAGCATCTGGAGGCGGGCGACCGGGTGGTGATCATAACCGCCACCAATCGCTTCATCACCGGACCGATCGCCGCTCGCCTGGGCGTCGACACCCTGCTGGCGACCGAATGCGAGATGCGCGACGGCCGCTACACCGGCCGTCTGACCGACATCCCCTGCTTCCAGGAAGGCAAGGTCCAGCGCATCGAGCGCTGGCTGGCGGAAACCGAGCAGACCCTCGAAGGCAGCTACTTCTACAGCGATTCGCGTAACGATCTGCCACTGCTGCAACGCGTCACCCACCCGGTGGCCGTGGACCCGGACCCGGTGCTGCGCGAGATCGCCAGCGAACGTGGCTGGCAGATCATTTCGCTGCGCTGA
- the rpiA gene encoding ribose-5-phosphate isomerase RpiA, whose amino-acid sequence MTQDQLKQAVAQAAVDHILPKLNDRSIVGVGTGSTANFFIDLLAKHKGFFDGAVASSEATAERLKQHGIPVYDLNSVSELEFYVDGADEANKHLELIKGGGAALTREKIVAAVAKTFICIADGSKLVEQLGAFPLPVEVIPMARSHVARELVKLGGDPVYRDGVVTDNGNVILDVHNLMIGFAPELEGKINDIVGVVSNGLFAMRPADLLLLGTQDGVQTLTR is encoded by the coding sequence ATGACCCAGGACCAGCTCAAGCAGGCCGTCGCCCAGGCCGCTGTCGACCATATCCTTCCCAAGCTCAACGATCGCAGCATCGTTGGCGTCGGCACCGGCTCCACCGCCAACTTCTTCATCGACCTGCTGGCCAAGCACAAGGGCTTCTTCGACGGTGCCGTGGCCAGCTCCGAAGCCACCGCCGAACGTCTCAAGCAGCACGGCATTCCGGTCTACGACCTGAACTCGGTGAGCGAACTGGAGTTCTACGTGGATGGCGCCGACGAGGCGAACAAGCACCTGGAGCTGATCAAGGGCGGCGGCGCGGCACTCACCCGCGAGAAGATCGTCGCGGCGGTGGCCAAGACCTTCATCTGCATCGCCGATGGCAGCAAGCTGGTCGAGCAGCTGGGCGCCTTTCCGCTGCCGGTGGAGGTCATCCCGATGGCGCGCAGCCATGTGGCGCGCGAGCTGGTCAAGCTCGGCGGCGATCCGGTCTACCGCGACGGCGTGGTGACCGACAACGGCAACGTCATCCTTGACGTGCACAACCTGATGATCGGCTTCGCCCCGGAGCTGGAAGGCAAGATCAACGACATCGTCGGCGTGGTCAGCAACGGCCTGTTCGCCATGCGCCCGGCCGACCTGCTGCTGCTCGGCACCCAGGACGGCGTGCAGACCCTCACGCGCTGA
- a CDS encoding DUF2269 family protein, whose protein sequence is MDHYLTLRIIHGATAVLLLLGVIVHLLMLWKAGRGGDQAVLQRKLQRTRRLSLPLLAVIGLSLPVTGWWLTHLAGWPLGQFWLLACAVLFLVLIPLVLLLAGRLAAWQAPGNASAARNAAIYAVLVLVVLIAITALMGAKPV, encoded by the coding sequence ATGGACCACTACCTCACCCTCAGAATCATTCATGGCGCGACTGCAGTGCTGTTGCTGCTGGGGGTCATCGTGCATCTGCTGATGCTGTGGAAGGCCGGCCGCGGCGGCGACCAGGCCGTGCTGCAACGCAAGCTGCAGCGCACCCGCCGACTGTCCCTGCCGCTGCTGGCGGTGATCGGCCTATCGCTGCCGGTGACCGGCTGGTGGCTGACGCATCTGGCCGGATGGCCGCTGGGCCAGTTCTGGTTGTTGGCCTGCGCCGTGCTGTTCCTCGTGCTGATCCCCCTGGTCCTGCTGCTGGCCGGGCGTCTTGCCGCCTGGCAGGCGCCGGGCAACGCCAGCGCGGCGCGTAACGCCGCTATCTATGCTGTGCTGGTGCTGGTCGTGCTGATTGCCATCACCGCCCTGATGGGCGCCAAGCCTGTCTGA
- the ptsP gene encoding phosphoenolpyruvate--protein phosphotransferase yields MLGTLRKIVQEVNAAKDLKAALGIIVLRVREAMGSQVCSVYLLDPETERFVLMATEGLNKRAIGKVSMAPNEGLVGLVGTREEPLNLEHASEHPRYRYFAETGEERYASFLGAPIIHHRRVMGVLVIQQKERRQFDEGEEAFLVTMSAQLAGVIAHAEATGSIRGLGRQGKGIQETRFIGIPGAPGAGVGTAVVVLPPADLEVVPDKNIDNIDAELTLFEAALEAVRADMRTLSEKLATQMRKEERALFDVYLMMLDDSALGGEVTKVIRTGQWAQGALRQVVSEHVRRFEMMDDAYLRERASDVKDIGRRLLAYLQEARQQTLTYPDKTILVSEELSPAMLGEVPEGKLVGMVSVLGSSNSHVAILARAMGIPTVMGAVDLPYSKVDGIELIIDGYRGEIITNPGKVLREQYEVLAEQERQLSAGLDVLRELPCETVDGHRIPLWVNTGLLADVVRAQERGAEGVGLYRTEVPFMIKERFPSEKEQMAIYREQLEAFHPLPVTMRSLDIGGDKCLPYFPIKEENPFLGWRGIRVTLDHPEIFLLQTRAMLKASAGLNNLRILLPMISGIRELEEALHLIHRAWCEVRDEGLDVIMPPVGVMIEVPAAVYLTRELARMVDFISVGSNDLTQYLLAVDRNNPRVADLYDYLHPAVLEALQRVVKEAHGEGKPVSICGEMAGDPAAAMLLLAMGFDSLSMNATNLPKVKWLLRQVSMDTAQQLLARVMLLDSPQVIHSTVQLTLRNLGLSKLINPSAAV; encoded by the coding sequence ATGCTCGGCACGCTGCGCAAGATTGTCCAGGAAGTGAATGCCGCCAAGGACCTCAAGGCGGCGTTGGGCATCATCGTGCTGAGAGTCAGGGAGGCCATGGGTAGCCAGGTCTGCTCGGTCTATCTGCTCGATCCGGAAACCGAACGCTTCGTCCTGATGGCCACCGAAGGCCTCAACAAGCGCGCCATCGGCAAGGTCAGCATGGCGCCCAACGAAGGCCTGGTCGGCCTGGTCGGCACCCGCGAAGAGCCGCTCAACCTCGAACACGCCTCCGAACACCCCCGCTATCGCTACTTCGCCGAAACCGGCGAGGAACGCTACGCCTCCTTTCTCGGCGCGCCGATCATCCACCACCGGCGGGTGATGGGCGTACTGGTCATCCAGCAGAAGGAACGCCGCCAGTTCGACGAGGGTGAAGAAGCCTTCCTCGTCACCATGAGCGCGCAGCTCGCCGGCGTCATCGCCCATGCCGAGGCGACCGGTTCGATCCGCGGGCTCGGCCGGCAGGGCAAGGGTATTCAGGAAACCCGCTTCATCGGCATTCCGGGCGCTCCGGGCGCCGGCGTCGGAACCGCCGTGGTGGTGCTGCCGCCGGCTGATCTGGAGGTGGTGCCGGACAAGAACATCGATAACATCGATGCCGAGCTGACGCTCTTCGAAGCCGCGCTGGAAGCCGTGCGCGCCGACATGCGCACGCTCTCGGAAAAGCTCGCCACGCAGATGCGCAAGGAAGAGCGCGCGCTGTTCGACGTCTACCTGATGATGCTCGACGATTCCGCCCTGGGCGGCGAAGTGACCAAGGTCATCCGCACCGGCCAGTGGGCGCAGGGCGCGCTGCGTCAGGTGGTCAGCGAGCACGTGCGGCGCTTCGAAATGATGGACGACGCCTACCTGCGCGAGCGCGCATCGGACGTCAAGGACATCGGCCGGCGCCTGCTCGCCTACCTGCAGGAGGCACGTCAACAGACGCTGACCTATCCCGACAAGACCATTCTGGTCAGTGAGGAGCTCTCGCCGGCGATGCTCGGCGAGGTCCCCGAGGGCAAGCTGGTGGGCATGGTCTCGGTGCTGGGTTCGAGCAACTCCCACGTCGCCATCCTCGCCCGGGCCATGGGCATTCCGACGGTGATGGGCGCGGTGGACCTGCCGTATTCCAAGGTCGACGGCATCGAGCTGATCATCGACGGCTATCGCGGCGAGATCATCACCAACCCGGGCAAGGTCCTGCGCGAGCAGTACGAAGTGCTGGCCGAGCAGGAGCGCCAGCTCTCCGCCGGGCTCGACGTGCTGCGCGAGCTGCCGTGCGAAACCGTCGACGGTCATCGTATTCCGCTGTGGGTGAATACCGGCCTGCTCGCCGATGTGGTGCGTGCGCAGGAGCGCGGCGCCGAGGGTGTCGGTCTGTATCGCACCGAAGTGCCGTTCATGATCAAGGAGCGCTTCCCCAGCGAGAAGGAGCAGATGGCGATCTACCGCGAGCAGCTGGAAGCCTTCCATCCACTGCCGGTGACCATGCGCAGCCTCGACATCGGCGGCGACAAATGCCTGCCGTACTTCCCGATCAAGGAAGAGAACCCGTTCCTCGGCTGGCGCGGTATCCGCGTCACCCTCGACCATCCCGAGATCTTCCTGCTGCAGACCCGCGCCATGCTCAAGGCCAGCGCCGGGCTGAACAACCTGCGCATCCTCTTGCCGATGATCTCCGGCATCCGAGAACTGGAAGAGGCGCTGCATCTGATTCACCGTGCCTGGTGCGAGGTGCGCGACGAAGGCCTGGATGTGATCATGCCGCCGGTCGGCGTCATGATCGAAGTGCCGGCGGCGGTCTACCTGACCCGCGAGCTGGCACGCATGGTGGACTTCATCTCGGTCGGCTCGAACGACCTCACGCAATACCTGCTGGCCGTGGATCGCAACAACCCGCGGGTCGCCGACCTCTACGACTATCTGCACCCGGCCGTGCTCGAAGCGCTGCAGCGCGTGGTCAAGGAAGCCCATGGCGAGGGCAAGCCGGTGAGCATCTGCGGCGAGATGGCGGGCGATCCGGCGGCGGCCATGCTGCTGCTGGCGATGGGCTTCGACAGCCTGTCGATGAACGCCACCAACCTGCCCAAGGTGAAATGGCTGCTGCGCCAGGTCAGCATGGACACCGCCCAGCAGCTGCTGGCGCGGGTCATGCTGCTGGACAGTCCGCAGGTCATCCACAGCACGGTTCAGCTGACCTTGCGCAACCTCGGTCTGAGCAAGCTGATCAATCCGTCCGCCGCCGTCTGA
- a CDS encoding SdiA-regulated domain-containing protein, translated as MRALKILLAALLGVALLLAVAAGVHYRLFERGWFHFTQWQQGEQSGSASLWLPDYRVAIQGKVVAGIDDDLSALTFDPDRNSLIAVTNGDPHWLELSLEGDLLRAIPLVGFGDPEAIEYISKGVYVISDERLQRLLRVEVNEQTSVIDAEQAQQLSLGIDLNGNKGFEGLAYDTAGQRLYVAKERNPVRIYEIYGFPFAEPTPSVHISEHQARLFVRDLSSLQFDEQTGHLLALSDESRLVVELDADGQPLSSLSLSAGRHGLERDVPQAEGMAMGPDGTLYLVSEPNLFYVFRKPAR; from the coding sequence ATGCGTGCGTTGAAAATCCTTCTGGCTGCGCTGCTCGGCGTTGCCCTGTTACTGGCCGTGGCGGCCGGCGTTCACTACCGTCTGTTCGAGCGCGGCTGGTTCCACTTCACCCAGTGGCAGCAGGGCGAGCAGAGCGGCAGCGCCTCGTTGTGGCTGCCGGACTACCGGGTCGCGATCCAGGGCAAGGTCGTCGCCGGTATCGACGATGACCTGTCTGCGCTGACCTTCGATCCGGATCGCAACAGCCTGATCGCCGTCACCAACGGCGATCCGCACTGGCTGGAACTCAGCCTGGAAGGCGATCTGCTGCGCGCCATTCCGCTGGTCGGCTTCGGCGATCCGGAGGCCATCGAGTACATCTCCAAAGGCGTCTACGTGATAAGCGATGAACGCTTGCAGCGGTTGCTGCGCGTCGAGGTCAATGAGCAGACCAGCGTCATCGATGCCGAGCAGGCGCAACAGCTGTCGCTGGGGATCGACCTCAACGGCAACAAGGGCTTCGAGGGGCTCGCCTACGATACGGCGGGCCAGCGCCTGTACGTCGCGAAGGAGCGCAACCCGGTGCGCATCTACGAGATATACGGCTTTCCGTTTGCCGAGCCGACGCCTTCGGTGCATATCAGTGAGCACCAGGCGCGACTGTTCGTGCGCGACCTTTCCAGCCTGCAGTTCGACGAGCAGACCGGCCACTTGCTGGCGCTTTCCGACGAGTCGCGCCTGGTGGTCGAGCTGGACGCCGATGGCCAGCCGCTCAGCAGCCTGTCGCTGAGCGCGGGCCGGCACGGGTTGGAGCGGGACGTGCCGCAGGCGGAGGGGATGGCGATGGGACCGGACGGCACGCTCTATCTGGTCAGCGAGCCGAACCTGTTCTACGTGTTTCGCAAACCGGCCAGGTGA
- a CDS encoding YegP family protein: MSGKFQLKRASNGQFHFNLLASNGQVVLSSEQYKAHASALNGIDSVRKNAVREEAFEVRESSNGKHYFVLKATNGQVIGQSQMYASLHSAEQGCDSVRRHAPNAALQDESASPVA; encoded by the coding sequence ATGTCCGGCAAATTCCAGCTGAAACGCGCCAGCAATGGCCAGTTTCATTTCAATCTGCTGGCCAGCAACGGCCAGGTCGTGTTGTCCAGCGAACAGTACAAGGCCCACGCTTCGGCGCTCAACGGCATCGATTCGGTACGCAAGAATGCCGTGCGCGAAGAGGCGTTCGAGGTCAGGGAGTCGAGCAACGGCAAGCATTACTTCGTGCTCAAGGCCACGAATGGCCAGGTCATCGGTCAGAGCCAGATGTACGCCAGCCTGCACAGCGCCGAGCAGGGCTGCGACTCGGTCCGTCGCCACGCCCCGAACGCCGCCCTGCAGGACGAAAGCGCCTCGCCGGTCGCCTGA